The Theobroma cacao cultivar B97-61/B2 chromosome 2, Criollo_cocoa_genome_V2, whole genome shotgun sequence genome includes the window AGCTTTCTAATCGATCAGAACCTTTTCCTTGTGGAACGGCGGGAGGATACTGCAAAGAAATAAGTATTGTCATCATATATTTACATGGAAAGAAGGTTTTGCTTTTGACAACTAAACAAACCAAAATGGAGAGAAATAGAGTTACCAGACTAAATGGAAGCCAACTATCTTGATTGCTATTTCTAAGACGCTGTTGTAAAACTTCTGGTGATACATCTTGCAATCTAAATTTGTCCAGGGTAGTCTCTTGACCTTTAGCTTCTTTCTCAGCTGAAGGTCCAGTAGACGGAGCTAAACTGAATGGAAACTCTGGTCCAGTTCCTGGCCTGCTTTGCCTGCCATTTGATCTTGAGAAGTTTCTATGATACGAGTCTAATTGATTAGCATTGGGGGCACAGAGCCCAAGAACTGGCAACAAGTTGTTGGTTGATAGCGAGCTGGTATAGCTTATGCCCTGATGATTGTTACTTGGAAGGATTATGTCAGGGGAAGACTGATGAAGAGGATTAATAGAAAGATCCAACTGACCacttattttatgttttgatagccTCCCAAGCCTTAAAATTGAATCAGCCTTGCTCTTTGGTTCATCTGATGATTGAGCAAGTTTGTTATCCTCCAAGTCAATTACTGAACACTTTTCTTTAACTGTCTGTTGAGCTGATTGGTTTACATGATCCCCATCTCTCTCATTCATGGAAGGACACTGAGGTACTAACTCAAGTCTAGGAAATCCCTCACTCGAACGAAACTCTTCAATTGCATTCCTCCTAGCCAGCCGTTCTTTTTGTCGAGCACGGAGTTTAGTACTGTCCAAAAAGGATTATAAAGTAAATTAACGCATCGAAGATgtcaaatatttaagaatCCTATCCTACTCATTTGCTTAACAAAGTTAACCCAAATTGTATCTCTGAAAGTAAAAGATAAGTGTAGGGATGGCTGCCAAATTATTCAAAGATTTCAACAAGGAGAGTATGTATCAATTCTTCTGCAAATTTAAATGTTTGGCCCAACAAGTTCATTATAGAGATTCATTACCTGTTTTAACAATCAATCAGCTAACATTGCATttaaaaattggaattttaaaaatactatTTTCCTGGCATTTGAAAAGTGAAATTCTCAGAAAGAATCTGAACGTACTACTTTGCTTTAAGAGCTCGTCCAGCTGGTGTATATTCCCGCTCTGGCTCTGCTTCTggttctctttcttcttcaccaCCACTCTGCATTTTGACAAAATAACAAGTTGCAAACACCATGAATAAGTAGTACAAGAACTAATGTAGCTTACTTACAGGCAACTATGCAAGCATTCGCATGTGCATGTGGAATCATTAAAGTATGTCCATATGATTTAAAGAAGTTTTACATATTTATGACGGAGATATATGAAAAGCCAGTCTTTTCTCAAAGGTTCTATATTTGAGTAGTCCAATTAAATGAAGGGATCTCAGTTTACCTCACAAAGAAATTGTTGGCACAAGCAGAAGAGAATAGTTAGAAGAGGGAAATGCTAAAGACAGAAATGGATAAAAGATTTGAAGTAATTGGAGTAAAAGAAAGAGGGGAGGGAGAAGAGGAACTTCAGTTCTGACTAAAATGTCAATTTTACTCCATCCTAGTTAGCCATTATGAGAGATATTAAGAATGAAATGTATGAAAGTTATCATTGGTCaccatttttaaaaaactGACAAGATGGCATATGACAGCTAGAGGAGGAAAGAAAGGCATCATGTAAATCAAAACTAACTTTGAACAggcaaagaaaatatattgttggaatgaaattttttttctctccaaaTTAAGACATTGAAACAGACATGAAGGAAAAATagtgagaaaaataaaacaaataatactAAATGCTAACTGTTGATTACTAAGTCTAAATCGTATGTCATGTCACAGGCAGCCATGTTAAAAGAGGGGGGGAGGGGGAATGCATTTTAATTAGAAAGCAAAGTGAAGTACCTCACTCATCGTTTCATTAGGATGTGGAGCATATGCCTCCCTATAAGAGACGGCTTTCCTCTGTCGCTTCCCTCTACCAAGGGCTGCTTCCTCCTCACTTTGATATTTCTCCCACCTGTTACCCAgtaaatcaagcaagaaagtTAAATACAAGCActccaaaaaataaattcaaactaCCAAAGTGGGTACTCAAGTTAGTGACATAATACCATAAGGCACACTATAATGATGACTAGTTTTATTCTTGTTTCATTTCCCAAAAGGTCAATTGCTTTTAATGTTCACAGATGCATTGATTGTTCTCCTAAGAAATGAATTGCCTTTAAAGTTATAAGGAGATGTAAGAGGTGTTATTCTCGCACTGAAAATAAGTTGATTTCTACTTATTATTCTATTTCGACACTTATTCTACAGAATAGCGTTCATTGTGTCTGAACAGCACTTACCACAATCATTCATTTATCAAGTAAGttttatttcattcaaaaaCAACAGCCAGTTCTGAATTGTGGACCATGCTATATTTAGAAATTTAAAGGCAGTGAAGTAGCACCCAAAATGCCAAAGAAACTATCAAGAACTACCGAAAAGCTCAATATATAATCTGAAATTTTGATTGCCCAAAACCTTAAATCTCAATTCTCAATATCTCAATCATAAAAGAGCCCAATAATCCAAAACTACTAGAAGATGAAATAAAATAGGTATTTATAGCCTACTTCCTAACCCCAACATAAATAAAACAAGTCTCTATATAGTTGAAACCATCTATAGGATGTTCTTGTACAGCATAAGGCAGTCTAAACCTGCCAATGGCCAACCTCTAGGTCCGTGCAGGCAAAGAAAGCCATCCCTACACTGACTTACGTTTTGGGACAAAAGCCAAGGGTTGTGTCTTATAATTTAACAACAAGGCCATttctataatttaatgaacaagaaaaagaaaatattctcAAGTTTGACACCCTGGTAATATGCTTGGAAATCCTCATAACTCATATTCCTTGCTATTGACCTCATTCCATGACACTAGTCAATGcataaatttcatcattttcttaacTACTCTAATGGATTTTTCCAGTGCACCAAAAAATTAGATCATCCTGCGCATTTAAATATAAGGAACCATTAATTCAATGATTTTTTCAAAGAGAAATAacagggaaaaaaaaattttcacctCACACGCAAAAGTTTGTCCCATTCGTTTTCTTCAGTATTATTTAACACAttatcttctttcttctcagAACTCTGCACAGAAGTATCATCAGCAACAGCTGGAGGTGATTCACCTCCCCCTGCTTCATCTGTTGTTTCATCATTCCATTCCACAGACTGCAcatgaagaaaatgagaaaatgttTGATAATAACAAACAACAAATATTCTCCTGCTTTCCATAGAATTAGATATCAGACCAGAAATGCAACCAGCGATAAAGATAAAATGAGTCtgagaaaatattaaaaactatGAGAATTATTGAAGAACAATTCTCTTATGAGCAGCTAATTTTAAGACCCCACAAATGGGGGCAAATACAGAGAAAAAACTATCAATTTTAACGATAAAAAATTCTCTCAAACAAGCATGAATTCTCTACGAAACAACATTTTAAAGATAAACAGATACAGTATCCTCTACAACAGGCTCTGATGGTTGGTAATAAAATGCAAGCCTCCATACATCAAAATGCTCCTAGAATGTAATCAGTTGGTTTTACAACCTATAGCTATAATGTGGTCTAAAGCCTGCTGAAGCAGttctaaatatttataagCACGTATAGTTCCCAACATTTAAGGTACACCCTTGAGCCCAAGTTTAACCAACTAAACCTAGTATTTTAAGCtcaatttgaagaaaatttcaattgtGTAGGACACGTTTATTGCAAAAAGCAAACATGGATGCAACAAAAACAGTAGCTCCAACGATTTGATGAAACAAATGCATCAGTTTGTATCAGTCCTGTGTGAAAAGACCAGTACAATATGTCCTTCCATATGCTAACCGATGATTGTATTAACATCAAAACCACataattcaacataatatgAGCATAACAACTCACCTTTACTGAGCCAAGCATATCATTCTCCAAATCCGTCTCAACAATATCAGTTGATCCAGACTGCAGGTTTGAACGATCAAGCAGTTTTAAAATTGCATTTTCATCCCACACAATCTTGGTGCCACCATCTGTACATTTGTCCTTGTACACATCTCCAAGACCACCACCCCTCTTCCGCTGCTTATGTTCCATATCCATTAACACTTCTTCTTTATTACTATTACCTTCACCTGTGTCTTTCCCACTTGAAGAATCATTGAAGAGTTCTTCTGTTCCCCATCGCAGAATATCTTCCACTTCCTTTTGAGATCCAGACTTGTTAACAAACAGCTGATCAAGCATTAGTTTCTTTTTAGCAAGCTGCAAGATGCGCTCTTCTACACTGGCACGAACTACAAGCCTGTATACTAAAAGTCTGTTTGATTGTCCAATTCGATGTGCCCGATTCATAGCTTGGATGTCAGCATGTGGATTGAAATCAGAATCATAGATTATAACAGTGTCAGCTGTTGCCAAATTGATACCAAGGCCACAAGAACGTGTTGACAACAAGAAGACAAATCGACTTTTGTCTTGGTTAAACCTCGCTATCGCTGTTTGACGATCAGCCACTGAAACAGAACCATCAACTCTCTCATATGTTTTAGGACCAAATTCTATGGTCAAATAATCCTCAAGGATATCAAGAAGCTTAGTCATTTGtgaaaaaataagaactctaTGGCCTTCCCTATATAACACTTTAAGCATGGAATGCAACAGAGTCAACTTGGCAGAAGCTTTTATACGCATTTCATGAAGAAACTCCATTGATCCAGACTCAGGCTCAGTACCTGGTATGAGATATGGATGATTACAAACCTTTCTCAGTTGCATCACGATGTTTAACATTGACTGCTGTGCAACTCCTTTCCCAATATTCCGTAATATCTGATAGTTCTTAGTTAGCATTGCACGGTAGTATTCAGCTTGAATGGATGACAACTCAACAGGAACCATTCGTTCAGTTTTAGGGGGAATATTTTGCATGGCGTCCCTTTTAAGCCTTCGAAGCATATGAGGAGCAACAAGTTTCTTCAGTTCCTCAACCTTTTCCGCAGTTGTAAGATCATTAAACTTCTCCTCAAATGAAGATAAAGAAGGGAAGGAAGCTGGCTGCAAGAAATTAAGTAAGTTATACATCTCACCAATGTTATTCTGAAGTGGAGTTCCAGTCAACAAAACACGATGTTGGAAAGAGAATGTGTTGAGCAAGCTAAACAGCTTACTGCCTGAATTTTTCAAACGATGACCCTCATCAACCACAAGAACTTCCCAAGGAACTCCACGCAAATGAGAGGAGTCCGCAAGAATCATTTCATAAGTAGTCAAAAGAACATTAAATTTGTAAGAAGCTGTTCTCTTATTCAATTCATTTGGATCACTAGCATGCCATTCATACTGGCGAATGATGGCTCTAGCTTTTGCACAACCATGATACTCCACAACATTTAAGTCAGGAGCCCATAATGCAAACTCAGCAAGCCAGTTAGGCATTGTAGAAAGTGGAACCAGCACTAAACAAGGCAGAGTGGCtttaaactcaaaataaaGTGATGAAAGAAAGGCCACAGCAGACACAGTTTTCCCAAGCCCCATCTCATCAGCCAATATAACATTTTTGGATCTATGCCAGCATTTACGCAACCAATTGAGAGCTTCAAGCTGATGGGGAAACAGTGAGCCTCCCTTCAGTTCTTTAGGTTGCTCTGCCAAGTTAACAATATCATGCTGCTGGTCCCCCTTTCCCCTAGATTCATCCTTAGCAGCATCTTTTTCCAATGTTTGGCGTTCAAACTGATCAAACAGATCAATCAGATGAGAAGATTGTTGAACAACAGGTTCTTCTAATCTTTCCCAAGTGCACTCATCATATGGAAGACCAGTCCACTTCACAAAAGCTTCCTTCATACCATCATTTGAAACACGGAGAGAGATAACTCGCTGAGGCTTCTTCCACTTTTCCTCACAGATATTTATCACAGATGTTCCATACTTGGCCTTgtaattttctagttttctctTTGCCAGAGCTTTCAGCTGCGATTCAGAAATCCAACTATTATGAATATGTGATTTCCCCAcccatttaacaaaaaattcataagACACTGTCTCCCCATTAGAAAATGCAGATTGAGTCCCAGCTGGTTCCTCAACTTTATTTTCAGCACTGCtactcattttcatttctacATCCATCTCTTTTATCCTTGTGGGTGTTTCACAAATTTTTGGAACTTCACTGGTATCATGACTTCTCAAAATAACATCAGCATCCACCTCCTCTACTACcagtttttcatttctttttcttgaatcttCTACAATTACTGCAGATTCATCTGGATCCTTACCATTTAAGATTGCACAATCAGAATCCTTGGCATCTTTGCTCAATAAATCCATGGAATTCCCCCCCTTGCATTTTTTAGTGACAGACCTTCTATATACATGTATTTTATCCACTCTTACTTCATTCTTTATGCTTTCTTCTTTATCAGAACTTTTCAAAGTATTAGAACAACCTTCAGCAAGATTTTCAGCAGCTGCTATATCAGAATCAATATCACAAACAGAATTCTCCTCTGAAAGCTTGTTTTGATTTTCTACAATTAGCAAATCATCAGAATGCATGTCTTCTGAAACTGCTACAGATGCGTGATGCAAAACACTAGCATTATCACCTTGAACCCGACATCCTAAAACTCGATCAACCTGCGAAGCAAATAAGTACAAAATATGGGAAAAAATGCTATTCATTAACCATAAAAGTAAAGAATCTTTATTCAAGGCAGAAACAATGATCTTTGATATAGCCATGTAAAAGAAGTTGACTTACCTGCTGAACTTCAGCAGGAACACTGTCTTCATGAATCAGTGAGGCATCCAGAGTCCCTTTATCTGACTCATCTGACTGGTGAGTTACCTCCTCAGGAAGCTTCTGATCAAGAAATAGCAAGTATTTAAGCAATCAACAGAAAGAATTCCAAGAGTAGTCACAATGATTTGATGACATCAGCAAAGAACATTGAAATATGAAGACAACAATGATATTTATGTATGAAATCACATATTGGTCCATTGAGGTGTACATATTCAAGACATCGACTACAGGACATCACACTTAAATGTCTAACAAAATCAGAGTGTTAGCTATAAATCATTTCGGTAAAAAACAAGTCCATATTCACCCAGATCCAACTGATCCATGAGACCCATCCTAAGCTGTAGATCTAAATTTATACATCAATAGGCCAATTATAATATCAGACAGCAGGATATAAGGAATTTACAGCGCTGATGTAGACCCAAAAAAACTTGAAcacaaatataaaatcatCAGACAATTTCTATTACACATTCCTAGTCAAAACGTGACACATGTGATGCTTAGAagacaaaaaatgaaagataaagaaagacaacttgtataaaaaaatagcATATATTTAACTCTAAACTAGTGCAAATAATGCAGGAACCAAATTTTATAACtgtataaaattttaagatcaccatttcaaaagttcaaaaaataAGCCACCCatcttaaatttgaatttgtatGCCACATGGGAAAACACACCCAGAGGGAAAAACTCTCAGCTAAAAGATTAATGAAGTTTTCTTTTCACATTCTCATATAGAATGATAAAACTAAGCATGCAGGAGAACTGAAAACAAGTAGCAATTAAAGAAAGTAGTGCAAATTTGGAGGGGAAGAATCTCAGCCAGGGGGACTCCTAATTGATAACGAtgaaaaagcataaaaaatgTGCTTGCGCCTGGCACCATTTGGAATGAAAAATTACAGACCCTATGACTCTTATGTAAGATCTGCTGTAATTTCTAGTTATATATGCAACAATTGGCCCAACATGATATAAGACAAAGCAACTTATTAGCTAGCTAATATCccccaaaaaaatatttctgaCTTCCTTTTTTGACCAATATTTGCACCCAATCACATATGCAAGAGTTAAGTTCAGAAAACAAGGGGACATCAAGCAAATCCATTAAAGTAAAAAACTTCAAGAGGGttaaaacattaaatatcttCAAATCCTTGTTTGAAGAGAAACTTTATCATTCTCCATATTATTCATTCCAAAACCCATCTGAgatctaaaataaaacaaaaaaaacctcCAACCACCCACTAACATGATAAATAATCTAGAAGATTTTAACATACCTCATCTTTTTTCTGGGCATCTAAATTCTTGCTTCCGTCATCATCCTTTGACAAAGATGTAGAAACCCCATGATTAAGAGGTTTCTGTTTCTGATGAGTTTTACTAGACCCATGACCAATATTATTTgctttagatttttttttggaagtaCTAATAGTATGCTTTCCTTTATCTCTCTTACGCTTCTTTTGACTTGCCTCATTATTGACtttctgctttctttttctatctCTCCTTGTGGCTACACCAATTGCAAGAACAATTTTGCTTCTGGGAGACTCATTATCACAAGACAATTCATGCTTCCCTTCAGGTGCTTCATCATTTTGCTCTGATTTTGTGGTTTTAGAATGAGACAAAACCTCATCAGCAGGAGGAATTAACTTCCTTTCTGCAGATGAATCTGTTGGGGATGCATCAAGCTTCTTTTCATCTTCAACATTCACAAAAGATGAACCACCTTCCTCAGCACCAGCAAGGGATGTAAGACTTGGCTTGGGGATACAAGGTTCATCTATTTGCGAGGATTCTGGttcctttttcaaattatCAACTCCCTGAGCTAAATCAGATTTTCCTTTGGTGGAAGAGGATCTTTTCTTCGCAATAATGGACGTTCCAAAAATTCGGGACATTTTTTCAGTAGCAGGTAACTTTATTCCAGTGTGAGCTTTTGTCTTGATGATTTTTGATCTTGCtcgttttgaaattgaatccaGATGGGTAATGGGCTTGAGTGGATCAGTTTTCTTGCAGCACTTTGGACATTGCCACTTTCCCATTGGAATGCGCTGCAATGATGAATAACACGGCAgagtaaagaaaagaaaagagatatAAAAGGTAGGACAAGAGTCAAAAACTAATAGCTAATACAGCCACAAAATGAAGAAGAGGATCATCTCAAGTCAGGTGTGATAGCATACCTTAAGAGGTGGATCAAGGCATTGAAGATGATAAGTTCTAGGACAACTATCACAACACAACAAGTTGCCACCAAGATCACAAATTACACATTCATAGTAGTACTGGAGAcaaaaagtttgaaaagaACAGATGTCAGAAGCAGCTTACAAATGCCTCAAAACACAGTCAAGACACAAGATTGCAAATGGACGTATAAATAGAACCCTTCCTTTGGATTTTGTTTGAGCTTCATACACTACTTTTCTCCTCACCTAGTATACAGTATGATACTATAATGATGCTGTTAGAGTTTCCAGTATACAGTATACATGTTTCTCAAGCAGAACAAGGGGAGAGGTAGACATGTGCAAAAAATGAAATGCTTCTGCAAACACAATCTGTAATCACGATTAGAAGTACTTGAGGTTTGATGCATAGAAGAAGAGGACTACACAAATCAAGGTGGAAAAGACCGATGAAAACCCAATTCCACTAATAGCTCTAATGTTGAGTACCTTAACTCTTAATATGGGTAAAAAGTGATATTGAATTGACGCATgcatgatttaaaatttaacttcTGGCACATTGATTATGATAGTTGATAAAAACCTAGCTAAATTCGACAACACTTTAACTAATCAAATCTTGAgtaaaattgaaacatattGACAAGAgcattttccaaaaaaaaaaaaagagaaaaatcaagagattGTGTAGCTACCTCAACCATCCACAAACATAACTTACCATatcaaataagaaaagaaaagaactaaATTGCAATGATGGAAATAAATAACTGATGGAACAAGACAACTAACCCcatcatttcctttctttttagATGACAACTGATCGGAGCTTATTTCACCTTTCAGCCTTCGTTTAGCTGAAGTACTCCTTGGAGATTCTGATGCTACTAAGTTCTCTTCTTTACCATTGGCTAGGGATGGTCCACAAGGAAGCTTTCTTCGCTTGCGCTTCAAAACCCAGTTTCGATTAATCATTTTACTACTTGATGAACCGTTATCCTTCATCTTTATTAATTCTAGGTCTTACATCGTGGCTATGAACAACATAAAGCATGTCATGAGTCACTGCCAGAGCAATGAAGCTTCAAACCCGCAATCTTAGGCGATGAGAAGCCTCGAAGTACAATTCCTACACATTCAGCAACATTAAATGTTTTTAGAAAGAAAAGCAACTATCAGCAACAATGGCATTAGCCAAAGAACAGTAAAGCACACACATAAACACATTGAAAGCATTTTCGACAAGAACACAAAGCTTTGCTTACTTAAAGCTGTTGGCATCAACATTATTAagtcaaagagaaaaagggacAGAGTGCTTTCCAAAGTAAAAGAGGGAAGAAAATCATATTGAACTTAACAAAACATTAACACATGAGATCGGACTTCACTGATTCTCATTTCAAAACGGGGTGTCAATAGCAATTCTGATTAGCAACCAGCTTCAGGTTGCTGCTAATCAACTAGTCAACATCTAAGTTCACATTATTCTCAGTGTTCACATTTGGTTTCTAAAAAGTCAAACTTGGTGTGCCAAGATCAACAAGTTAATTAAACTAAGAGTCATTATCTATCCATGTCCATGCCAAAGCAAACCATTAAGGTTTTGCTCAAAATTGAACACAATAGTCAATCCACAGTCGAACTCCATATTCTACACAAAGCAGAAGCAGCAACGGATTTCATGATAAGATAGGAGTAGCATCAAAGCAGGTTTAATCCAGACATTAACCATGggatgaaaattaaagaaaatgaaagtagGAAAACAGCATTGACAATGGTTTGACACATTTCTAAACTCCCAATTCAATCAGCAACAGGGACCAAATGCAAGGCTAAATCCCAGCAGTATATTAGAATAGCTTTGGAAAATACAGCAACTAAGAGATATTATCTAGTCTAGCAATAAGATGACATGTAAACCAAACAATTGATCATCAAATACTATGGAAATTAACACAAAAACAACCAAAACTGAATAATCAGTTTCCAAAACTCAACCCATGCATAACACATTCACCTCACATTGAACTCCAAAACCCCGTTTCAACAAAACTCACCTTCATCGACAAACTCATTCACAAAAACCCAATTCCCAAATCACTCCAAAAACCTCCAAATTCCAATCAAACTATGAACACAAACATTCCAACATCAACCAGCACAGCACATTCCACAAAACATCAGAATAGACAAAATAGACAGCTCAAAGTACCTAAATTAGAAAGACCTTagcaaaaaaaaggaaataaacaGTACCCAGATAGGAAAAGAAGCTTACCAATCTTCCTTGTGGATCAAAGAATCAAACTCAAGTGGAATAATATCAAGACTAACAGATTGACAGATGTAGTGAATATAGAGAGATATAGTACGAGAGAGAGGGGAGGGGGGGTTAGGGTatagaaagcaaagaaaagcgagaggagagagagatacgagaaagagagagagacagagaagacacaagaaaaatcaataaatatagagagagagaattgaaaaaaaaacacccaaaaaaattaaaaactaaaataagaGATTTATAGATATAGAGAGTGTttatagagagagaaaggctGAGGTcttgtagagagagaaagagagcaTACGATACGGATTCGCCGGGGTCATAGGGACGGGGTTACCACTCTGACATGGCAGCgcatgagagagagaaagggaaagcTAGCtctcccctctctctctctctctctcttctttcctTCCATCTCTCTCCTACCTAACCACTGATGCCATGCCACGTGGCCTTACCAGACGCCACCTCCCATAttgcttctcttttcttttttctatttttattttcctttctcttctccCCAAGCCAAGGAGAAACTCgctttccctttctctctctgtctctcctCATAATCGCCTCCCTCCATTGCCTTTGCTTGCTTGGATGCATGCCT containing:
- the LOC18607032 gene encoding protein CHROMATIN REMODELING 4 isoform X1, giving the protein MKDNGSSSSKMINRNWVLKRKRRKLPCGPSLANGKEENLVASESPRSTSAKRRLKGEISSDQLSSKKKGNDGYYYECVICDLGGNLLCCDSCPRTYHLQCLDPPLKRIPMGKWQCPKCCKKTDPLKPITHLDSISKRARSKIIKTKAHTGIKLPATEKMSRIFGTSIIAKKRSSSTKGKSDLAQGVDNLKKEPESSQIDEPCIPKPSLTSLAGAEEGGSSFVNVEDEKKLDASPTDSSAERKLIPPADEVLSHSKTTKSEQNDEAPEGKHELSCDNESPRSKIVLAIGVATRRDRKRKQKVNNEASQKKRKRDKGKHTISTSKKKSKANNIGHGSSKTHQKQKPLNHGVSTSLSKDDDGSKNLDAQKKDEKLPEEVTHQSDESDKGTLDASLIHEDSVPAEVQQVDRVLGCRVQGDNASVLHHASVAVSEDMHSDDLLIVENQNKLSEENSVCDIDSDIAAAENLAEGCSNTLKSSDKEESIKNEVRVDKIHVYRRSVTKKCKGGNSMDLLSKDAKDSDCAILNGKDPDESAVIVEDSRKRNEKLVVEEVDADVILRSHDTSEVPKICETPTRIKEMDVEMKMSSSAENKVEEPAGTQSAFSNGETVSYEFFVKWVGKSHIHNSWISESQLKALAKRKLENYKAKYGTSVINICEEKWKKPQRVISLRVSNDGMKEAFVKWTGLPYDECTWERLEEPVVQQSSHLIDLFDQFERQTLEKDAAKDESRGKGDQQHDIVNLAEQPKELKGGSLFPHQLEALNWLRKCWHRSKNVILADEMGLGKTVSAVAFLSSLYFEFKATLPCLVLVPLSTMPNWLAEFALWAPDLNVVEYHGCAKARAIIRQYEWHASDPNELNKRTASYKFNVLLTTYEMILADSSHLRGVPWEVLVVDEGHRLKNSGSKLFSLLNTFSFQHRVLLTGTPLQNNIGEMYNLLNFLQPASFPSLSSFEEKFNDLTTAEKVEELKKLVAPHMLRRLKRDAMQNIPPKTERMVPVELSSIQAEYYRAMLTKNYQILRNIGKGVAQQSMLNIVMQLRKVCNHPYLIPGTEPESGSMEFLHEMRIKASAKLTLLHSMLKVLYREGHRVLIFSQMTKLLDILEDYLTIEFGPKTYERVDGSVSVADRQTAIARFNQDKSRFVFLLSTRSCGLGINLATADTVIIYDSDFNPHADIQAMNRAHRIGQSNRLLVYRLVVRASVEERILQLAKKKLMLDQLFVNKSGSQKEVEDILRWGTEELFNDSSSGKDTGEGNSNKEEVLMDMEHKQRKRGGGLGDVYKDKCTDGGTKIVWDENAILKLLDRSNLQSGSTDIVETDLENDMLGSVKSVEWNDETTDEAGGGESPPAVADDTSVQSSEKKEDNVLNNTEENEWDKLLRVRWEKYQSEEEAALGRGKRQRKAVSYREAYAPHPNETMSESGGEEEREPEAEPEREYTPAGRALKAKYTKLRARQKERLARRNAIEEFRSSEGFPRLELVPQCPSMNERDGDHVNQSAQQTVKEKCSVIDLEDNKLAQSSDEPKSKADSILRLGRLSKHKISGQLDLSINPLHQSSPDIILPSNNHQGISYTSSLSTNNLLPVLGLCAPNANQLDSYHRNFSRSNGRQSRPGTGPEFPFSLAPSTGPSAEKEAKGQETTLDKFRLQDVSPEVLQQRLRNSNQDSWLPFSLYPPAVPQGKGSDRLESSGASFADFQEKMSLPNLPFDEKLLPRFPLPTKSVNMSHHDLLPSLSLGSRHDAVNESMQDLQAMPLLSSLKFPPQDVPRYNQQERDMPPTLGLGQLPSISSFPENHRRVLENIMMRTGSGSGNLYKKKSKVEGWSEDELDFLWIGVRRHGRGNWEAMLRDPRLKFSKYKTSEELANRWEEEQLKILDGPAFPVPKFTKPTKTTKSSSLFPSIPDGMMTRALQGSRFVAPSKFQSHLTDMKLGFGDLASSLSHFEPAEQLGLQNDHFPPIPTWNPDKFRANFSGDSIAGPSDRPGPSSNVPSEKPFFLNSFGASNLGSSLNCSSSYDLHRKEDDYGSMKYGKLPSLLDRSLHILRDSHNNGGSGESASSGLLPDPNKVLNPSHSKGKEVVGNNSSNNKLPHWLREAVNTAAKPPDPDLPPTVSAIAQSVRVLYGEDKPTIPPFVVPGPPPSQPKDPRRGLKKKKKRKSHMFRQVLPDAAGSSSLPPACTIPLAPPFQLHPQSITGTAGLPWIESDLNLPPLNLNMMNPSSSSAYLIPPKKSSMGLSPSPEVLQLVASCVAPGPHMSSSSAMTNSSLLDSKLPLPKSVNEVGYPDSQGVSDKRMAKQSSPIDVQDQPPEERRDEHDSGDSSKTQSDPSRPEQPDVEEISSEGTVSDHPVSDHEP